Part of the Archocentrus centrarchus isolate MPI-CPG fArcCen1 chromosome 4, fArcCen1, whole genome shotgun sequence genome is shown below.
CAGCTGtcgtgtaagtgtgtgtgtgtgttaggggcgtgtgtgtgttgtggttcAGGTGGTTGTGCTGACTCGATATCCTGTCAGGATCTGTTACCAGATCTGTCTGTCCTTTACTTTCCTTTTATACATCCTTTTTGGGGCTTGCTGCTGGGATTAAACTGACTGATCATTAGtttcagtaatcagattacagtcTTTGGTTCTACTCATATCCCAGCTCTGCAGTTGGGTGACCTTCAGCCAACTTGatgttttactgtaaaattgTATTACCTGGTTTTACTggtgactttgtttttttttattcagccataaaataaaactgactttgattttcttaaaaacaaaattaacattAGTTTACTTTCTTTACCATAATCACGAGTTTCCCATTTCTTCCTGCTGTCTTTTTTACTTTGATTGCAAATATTATTCAAAGATAGAATATTTATGATTTCTGCATCTTTCTTGATCACACAAATAACTAAAATTTAAATAACTGAAATTTGAATAACTTTAGGATGAACAGTCTGTGGGTTTCTCAGCTCTGCAGGACAAAGTAACAagttcagtttttctgtttgtttctttttttaaattccagttcTCCAGAGATCAGTTCATCCTGGACTGTCCTTCAGAGAAACTTCGCAAGGAGCTCGAGGAAGAACTGAAGATGGACTGCGAAGAGCCAAGAAGTCATGCGTGGTACCACGGAGCGATTCCCAGACAGGTAACACTACTCGCACACCAATCTGAGTCACAAGTCCCTCCCTTTAAAAGCCAGGTTAGAAACTTGTTGAACCAGATCACCTGTCATTAGACTGCCATACTGCGCGCACAGTGCTTACGGGAAGATTGTAGCCTAAAGAGTGGCCTCAGCAGCAGCGCTGGAGCTGTAACAGAAAGAAAGGCTTCTTTCTGCATGGTGTATATGCGGGTGTTGtatgtgagagtgagagagaaagattgTGTGTTCCCCTGAAAACCAGCACTGAGATGTAATCTTTTTTAATAAGCTGCTTCCCTTGGCTAAACTAAACCACCGTTATAACTTATACAAACATTTGCTTAATTAAAGTCTGAAACTGCGGATGAcagagtgtgcatgtgtttgagaAGCGGGAGGGAGCGAGAACCAGTCAGTGTAACAAGACGGGGAAATAAAGAGCTCTGCTTATGTGAGAGTGGTCAGACAAAgaaatatctttttttaaagcatatatTGAGTCTCAGGAAATGGTAACAGTGCCTGTTATGTGATATTTAAACTCACAAATAGTTCAGGAACAAACTGTTTATAGTAAATGACAAAAATTCTAAATCATGTCATTTGACTAATAGATtgacaaaagcacaaaaataaatcatttctgGAACAAaagtgttattattttttttttcccttacaaAAGTTTTTGTATAAAATGAATGTGTATCTACATGAAACTGTCACTGAAGAGTGGAGGCTCTAACTGGATAAGTGGGAAGAGTCCTCGTGTCTTACATAACCCACTGCAGACCGAGCGTCTTCAAGCTCACAGAGATGGTAACAGCCTATCATTAAATGTTTGTACTGTCAACAATCGCTGTGGGCCACTGTATGTTTTCCTCTGTATGGTCCACTTATTATGAGGACCTAAATATGTTTGAACAGTTGCACGATGGGGGTCAGTTTTCCTTACCCTATGCATTTTAAGGTCAAGTTTTAAGGTTGAGGTAAGAGTTACAGTTTGGCAACTAGTAGTTTTAATTAAGTTTAAGTCACCAGGAAATGAATGAGTCATTGTAAAGGCCTCTAACGTCATGGTTACAAGAATCCgcatgtaagtgtgtgtgccCACATGTCACTACTTTCTTGTTGCAGGTTGCAGAAAACTTGGTGGAGCGTGATGGAGACTTCCTGGTCCGTGATTCGCTGTCCTTACCAGGAAGTTACGTTCTTACATGCCAATGGCGAAACACTGCtcagcactttaaaatcaacaAGAAGGTGCAGGAAAAAACACGTGTGGTCTCTGTTTAGAAAAGCTTATATGAGCTTGCAGCTACACTGAAATGATAATTAAACAGAGTATGTATCTGGTGCCTTCAGGTAGTGATGCTGAATGAAGCTTACTCCAGAGTTGAGTACCGCCTAGACAGAGAAGGGTTCGACAGCATCCCTGCACTTATTAGATACTACGTTGGCAACAGAAAGCCTGTCTCACAGGTGGGTTTGGTCAtattttttataatatatatatttttaatcttgCTTCAGTGTTCATTTTGCACTATTATTGTTCTTGGTGATGGTTCTCCTCATTATAGCACAAATATGAACAGGTTTTGGTAGTTAATAGTAGGTAAGTACTGTGTTTCAAGTAAGTAAAATAAATCCAAACATTTAAGTTTGATTCAACAGAATTTGTGGCAGCATAGCCACAGATAATGTTGAGGTTTCTTTAGGTCACCTTGTGTGTTCTTCTGCCTGCTCAATGAAGGTGGTAGGGGCCATCATCTTCCAGCCAATCAACCGAGGGCTGCCGCTGCGCTGCTTAGAGGAAAAGTACGGACTGTCGAGCAGTCATCGGGAGAAGCTGATGTCACTGGAGAGGCGGAACCAGAAACGCCTCAGCCTCAATATTACCAACGGACACACATACGACAACACGCAGGCCATGCACGACAGCACACACTGCCAGGACAACGGCATCGCCCGAGGCAGCCAGCTCAGGTTCGTACtctagaaacacacacacacaaacacactaatTAACACctaatgtgtgtttgttgttcCATTGAGCACGTGAGATTTGTTGGAGTTGATTAATATAAGACTATTACTGCAAGTGGATGGTTGGCTGCAGACCAAATACCTTCTCCTTCTCTTACACATCCTTCTGCTTTTAAGGTTCTCCTCCCTGCACTGAGTTGTTTACATTCATCATTTAAGCTGAAGTTTGCATATACACATGTCCCATATGCATCATTAAGTCCTCTATAAATAAAGAGGTGTTGCCTGTGTGTATTCAAGTTCATTAAGCATAATGTAAGGGCTCCATATCTAGCTGAGAGATTGCAGACCGGCTGTGAGGgaataataaatacatagaTGAGAGTTGATCAGAACACAGATGGAAAAGAGGCTCTAAGGACAGAGATTAGTGTTTATAACCTGGTCTTCTGTTTTTGAATTGTATATTATTAGAAATATTTTTGATGCTTATATGTGAATATGTTGATGGTTCTGCTCCCCCAGGTTAAAGGATCGCTGTGGCAGCCAACCAGCAAGTCTCAATCAAGTCCAGGAGCGGCGACACCCACTCAAGGCGCACCAATCAGAAAGCTTCCTGCCTCTTGGTAAGCGACCTTTTCAGAGGGGCTGTCATTACACCTGTATGataagctttttttccccccacttgcTTACCTTCAGCTGCTATAACACCTTCACATTTAGATGTTATTAGATCTTATCTGCTTGAAGcattttgaagcttttttttccgGATCTGATGTATGTGATTTTTTTACAAATTCTAATCTAATGTGTATGAGAtctcaaaaacaacaaatgccTCATTTTAGGAGTGCTGAATCTAATTAACCCACCTTCTTATTGTCTTCTCTTCTATCTTTTTAActcagttttcttttctgttattttgttctgtcttcaggatCCAAACCGCAGCCCCTGCAGACACCTGACTCACTCCTTGCCAACTCGAACCCCAAGTCGCCGGTGTTTCGCACAGGCAGTGAGCCGCTGCTGAGCCCCTCTATGCCACGGAGATCAGCAGAACCTCTAGCAGGTAGGAAAATTTGGAGAAGAACCAGCACTGACTGGTTctatatgtaaaataaatattgaaaGCTAACCAAACAATTCTAGTCTACTAAACCAAAATAGatgtttggttttatttcttgtttcaCTTTCGTTTTTCATCAGTATTAACTTTGAAttttaaactaaaatgaaaatgactaaAGATCCTTGAATGATTAAAATTATATAAACAGATTTGCTTGATCATAGTGCAGAAAATGTATAGAGCAGCACACATGCTAGAAGTAAaaccacaaacagaaaaatcaagACAAGACTGCAATTATCGATCAGTCCCCAAGCCTCCGCAGCGCCACTGAAACTAAAGGTTCCCTACACCGCTCGTTTAAATGACGTCCCAGAAGAACATCCTGATCCAGGGATTTAGTTTGATACTTTCTTCAtcaatttttcttttgatttgtaTTTCTGAAGAGCTGATCCAGATTCAGGGCAAATCCAAAAGGTAGTGACCTCTGAATGTGACCAGGCTGCGTCTCTTGGCCAAATTTATGCCAAGAACATTTTCAtgcaaatctgtttttttttgttttgttttgttttttaaatcctgtACACCGAGCCAAACAGATAATCTTTTTTTGATGGAGGTAAAGATTTAATACATGGTTTATACATATAAAGTGTAGCTGATCAGAGGTGCAGTAAATGACCTTAGGTATTATGCTTGTTCTAAAACAGAGAGAACAGGCATCATTTGGCAAGAATAACAGTCAAGGGTGAAAAAATGTAGCCTTTGTTCAGACCTCTGAATTGTatagaaataaatgaaactaaACAAAGTGGCAGTTTGGTCTGATTATCTGGCTAAAAATAACTCTGTTGTGCTTGCTGAAGGCCAATAAAAATCCATGTGGGGGTTTTAAAATTAATCAGCCGCTGTCCCTTCCTAAGTATGTGGGTGTAATATAATACTCTCTCACTGGCTGCTCCTGCCGTTGCTTGAACGTTAGCCAATGAATCTTACTTACTGTTCTGCTGTGGCTCTCTGCTCTAATTTAAAATCTGATAATAAATCTGAAATCTAACTGATTTGTAGTTTTAACTGTATATGAATTTAAACAATATTgtcttaaaatattaaatagctCCAAatctttgtatatttgtaataaatgtaTAACAGCAAAAACAGCTTTTGTGCAACTTTTGTGGCATTTGTGTTCCTCCAGGGCAGGCGATTCGGGGCTCTGACAGCCAGCTGTGTCCTAAACCGCCTCCCAAACCCAGCAAGTTGCCTCTGGCTAGGCGGCCTCGCTCCCCCTGCCTCCAGGCTAGAATTCCCACCTCTACCTCCTCAAACATCGCAGACTCCTCCCGCACTTCTCCCAGCCTGGCTGCACCTCCTCTGGAGTCTGCATGTGCAGAAACCCCTGATTCTTCCTGGGGTACTGGAGGTAACCTTTTAGTTtctgtatcttttctttttttatgtgctATTATATTGGATATATAACATCTGCTCGCCATATATACATCAATGTGGACTCTTTGTTTTCAAATGCACCAATATAAAGAGATGGATGTGTATGTCATTCCACAGCCATTGCAggtcctcctgttcctccagtGAAGCCCCTGAAATTCCAACATCTGCGCCTCCCTGCAGACTCTCACTGCTCCTCCAGTTCTGTAGTTTTACCTGCTGAAGCTGTTAAGTGTCCAGATTCAGAGGCAATAACAGTACAGGGTGAAAGGTTGCAGCCTAGCCTTGCAGACCTGAAGTCCTGCAGTCCTCTAGAGTGGGAGACACTGGACTTACCTGACCCTATCACAGGTCACAGCCGTGAAGCTCAGCCAACACTCTGCAGCTATGTGGAGAGACTGAAGAGAGAAGGAGTGACAGGGAGAGAAGATGACACGGGGGAGAAGGAGGTGGCAGGAGACAGAGGGCTGGACAGAAGCTCCTACCATCATGCCATTGCAGCCTTGGAGAACAccagtgaagaagaggaggaagaggcagagaaagaggaggagaaagataaaaggagggaaaaagagAGGAGTAGTTTTCAGCGTCCTATCATAGAGACGGAGTCTACGTTCAGACCAGCGGAGTTCGGCTCTCGACTTCTGCCTCCAGAAAACAAACCCCTGGAGATGGTGGTTCTGAAGAGAGCAAAGGAGCTGGTGCTCAGCCACAACCACCACAGCATAGCCAGACACCTGCTGATGGCCGACTGCAAGGTACTGTTATGGAAATCTGAACTAAATCGATCTGCACAAACAGGTCGTCTTTATGAGGATTTAATATACCTTTGCAAAGGGGTCAAACAGCAGTACAGAAtacagaagcagtctgcatggtaTTTGACAAAGATAATAACAAGCATAGAATCATCTATAGGAACCAGTTATCCACCTACCGTGGTCACAGAATATAATCAGAATATTCAGTGCAAAGGATAACGTGTAACAGAGGATTATATAAAGCCAAAACATGATACTATGAAGCCTTCCATTCAGTCAGGTCAGCTTAACACAGAGAAGAGCAGAATCCTAAAATTTACATCACAGTACACAAACAGTCATTTCCTGGAGACATATTCTAACCCTAAATATAAAAACCacaatttattttacaaatgccaatatGCTCTGTCACACAGTCTCATCATCTCATTAGcattctgtgtttagtttttttttttaataagactTAACAGCCTGATCAGTCTGGATAGATATAGGTCAATATTAATACTTTAGAgctgttttttaattatttagtggatacataaacaaacaaacatacaaaaaaaatcttttgaggggccctctggtggacaaactatataaaaatgtcacagtttTGAATCAGCCTAAAGTTTGTGGGGTGTTTGTGAATGCTGGCGACCAGTAAAAATGTGCTGTTGTATCTGTGAGCGAATCTTCCTGCAGCTACTGCAAAGAAAGCTTCCAATGCCACTAAATGCATTTAATGCAGCAGATGTGACACATCGGGACTTTTGAGGGGAGACTTTTGCTTGAAAAATGACAAGAATCAACTATCACAGCAGTTACTGGTTAGATTTGCTTCATTCAAACTATTTAACACCCTGCAAATATATGTAAAGAACATCAGTCTAAACAAAGCTGTACAATATGGTCAATGCATGCAGTAATAGATGGTTGATGAAAATGATGGTTTTAGAATTTAGTAAATGATTTTCTAATGCTGTATACCCAGGTAtggtttattattaataataactaagcAGAAGGTGGTGCTACAAACATAAGCATCATACACAGATGCTGAGAAAATCAAACTGACACCAGACAGGAGTCAACATGTGCATTTAATCTGGAGGTAAACATGTTTACTGCTGCTGTGACACAcagctcctctctctgtgtgtgtgtgtgtgtgtgtgtgtgtgtgtgtgtgtgtgtgtgtgtgtgtgtgtgtgtgtgtgtgtgtgtgtgtgtgtgcgcgcacacgcacactaTAGAGAATTAGATTTCCATCCTGCACCTGATGATGCTGCTGCACAAAAGTGAGCTTCATGACGCAGATACAATCAAATAAAGTGTTTTGCGTTATTGACACACATCCACGCACCAGGCAGATAAAATGACACAGGGTGACAAACTATAATAGGAAACttgtaaaactttttttctgcCCACCAGGTTGCCAGGATACTGGGGGTGACTCCAGAGCTTAAAGGTCAGATGGGCGTGTCCTCCGGTCTGGAGCTGGTTACGCTGCCACACGGTCGACGGCTCAGGCTGGACCTGATGGAAAGGTACATAACTGATGTTGAATGACTGGAGTTCAGTGtcgagtgtttttttttttttttttctaagcttGAGCCCctttttaaaagctaataaagaGTCAAACAAGAAGATTCATAAAGCATGTGgcaaacattacaaaaaagccATCTGTCACCTGCCACAACAA
Proteins encoded:
- the bcar3 gene encoding breast cancer anti-estrogen resistance protein 3 isoform X1 — its product is MMAEGRFASLPRSLQAHHTLGGGTAHSGVPSSALGPPNNNTCSSRRLQGSLTSSMDLLSSRPGLHPGQSGSLSEKPAAAYQPISIHGTLPRRKRGGVNLASYGNYTWDPKANHTEPLIYENALLTSGRIHQPVTSSLVQNITDDFHGYREPAAGPDATVDYVKFSRDQFILDCPSEKLRKELEEELKMDCEEPRSHAWYHGAIPRQVAENLVERDGDFLVRDSLSLPGSYVLTCQWRNTAQHFKINKKVVMLNEAYSRVEYRLDREGFDSIPALIRYYVGNRKPVSQVVGAIIFQPINRGLPLRCLEEKYGLSSSHREKLMSLERRNQKRLSLNITNGHTYDNTQAMHDSTHCQDNGIARGSQLRLKDRCGSQPASLNQVQERRHPLKAHQSESFLPLGSKPQPLQTPDSLLANSNPKSPVFRTGSEPLLSPSMPRRSAEPLAGQAIRGSDSQLCPKPPPKPSKLPLARRPRSPCLQARIPTSTSSNIADSSRTSPSLAAPPLESACAETPDSSWGTGAIAGPPVPPVKPLKFQHLRLPADSHCSSSSVVLPAEAVKCPDSEAITVQGERLQPSLADLKSCSPLEWETLDLPDPITGHSREAQPTLCSYVERLKREGVTGREDDTGEKEVAGDRGLDRSSYHHAIAALENTSEEEEEEAEKEEEKDKRREKERSSFQRPIIETESTFRPAEFGSRLLPPENKPLEMVVLKRAKELVLSHNHHSIARHLLMADCKVARILGVTPELKGQMGVSSGLELVTLPHGRRLRLDLMERHHTMAIGVAVDILGCTGSVEERASTLNRIILVAMELKDTVGDLFAFTALMKALDLPQISRLEETWTTLRRNFTQTAISYEKTLKPFYKSLYEGTVSSPPVVCVPLLLPLLTLMERPSIAPEGVELWETSDQGCDIMLRHLEAARDVAHNAQSYTANAQKILQGFQCDEDLLEVFKTDFQLRLLWGSRGAAVNQSDRYNKFNLILTALSRKLEPPSTTQTII
- the bcar3 gene encoding breast cancer anti-estrogen resistance protein 3 isoform X2 codes for the protein MKHQSISRWLSQLGLPQYCTALEQEYDGVEDLLHLTEYDLLELGVHNHLHRLHLLTSLRLLQERERRRELRMMAEGRFASLPRSLQAHHTLGGGTAHSGVPSSALGPPNNNTCSSRRLQGSLTSSMDLLSSRPGLHPGQSGSLSEKPAAAYQPISIHGTLPRRKRGGVNLASYGNYTWDPKANHTEPLIYENALLTSGRIHQPVTSSLVQNITDDFHGYREPAAGPDATVDYVKFSRDQFILDCPSEKLRKELEEELKMDCEEPRSHAWYHGAIPRQVAENLVERDGDFLVRDSLSLPGSYVLTCQWRNTAQHFKINKKVVMLNEAYSRVEYRLDREGFDSIPALIRYYVGNRKPVSQVVGAIIFQPINRGLPLRCLEEKYGLSSSHREKLMSLERRNQKRLSLNITNGHTYDNTQAMHDSTHCQDNGIARGSQLRLKDRCGSQPASLNQVQERRHPLKAHQSESFLPLGSKPQPLQTPDSLLANSNPKSPVFRTGSEPLLSPSMPRRSAEPLAGQAIRGSDSQLCPKPPPKPSKLPLARRPRSPCLQARIPTSTSSNIADSSRTSPSLAAPPLESACAETPDSSWGTGAIAGPPVPPVKPLKFQHLRLPADSHCSSSSVVLPAEAVKCPDSEAITVQGERLQPSLADLKSCSPLEWETLDLPDPITGHSREAQPTLCSYVERLKREGVTGREDDTGEKEVAGDRGLDRSSYHHAIAALENTSEEEEEEAEKEEEKDKRREKERSSFQRPIIETESTFRPAEFGSRLLPPENKPLEMVVLKRAKELVLSHNHHSIARHLLMADCKVARILGVTPELKGQMGVSSGLELVTLPHGRRLRLDLMERHHTMAIGVAVDILGCTGSVEERASTLNRIILVAMELKDTVGDLFAFTALMKALDLPQISRLEETWTTLRRNFTQTAISYEKTLKPFYKSLYEGTVSSPPVVCVPLLLPLLTLMERPSIAPEGVELWETSDQGCDIMLRHLEAARDVAHNAQSYTANAQKILQGFQCDEDLLEVFKTDFQLRLLWGSRGAAVNQSDRYNKFNLILTALSRKLEPPSTTQTII